Sequence from the uncultured Flavobacterium sp. genome:
ATTACTTTTGAAGCAATCCATAAAGCAAAAGCCGAAGCCGTATCATATTCACCACTCAAATGTTTGTAATACAATTGAGGCGTTTTCGCGAAAGCATTTTCAGCCAAATTTCTATAATAAGAATCAAAAGTAATGTTGCCATCCAAACCTAAAACGACAGCATCAATATCTGAAATTTCTAAATTATTGGATTTTAAAAACGCGATTATTTCTGCTTCAATTTTGTTTTCGTCTAAAGTATTTTTTATTTCAACATCTAAAACCTGTGCATAAGTAGTGTCTTTTTTTTGATTTTCTAAAACAAAAAAACTGGCACCCTCACCAAAAACAGCTCCGGTCGAAGTTGGATTTAAAACATCATAAGGCTGATTTCCATCTTGTTTGATTCGGCCTAATAGTTTAAAAAGAGAAGTTGTGTATTCGCCATTTTCGTCAATTCCGCCAACCAAAATCGAATTGGCTTCGTTTTCTTCGATTTGCATTTTAGCATCTAAAAGTGCCGATTCAAAAGAAACCGCTCCATTTACATACGTAAAATTATACCCTTTGCATTGCAATGACAAAGCAATTTGAGCACCAACAGTATTATGTGTAGATTGTATAAACGAAGTTGGCGTTAAGAATTCTTCGTTATTGTCGAGAATATTTTTCAGAAATTTTTCAGAATCTTCGATGCATCCCAAACCAGTTCCGGTAATGATTGCATCTACATTTTCGAGCTTTGCATCTTTTAAGGCTAATGCCGAAGCTACGATTCCGTTTTTTACACCTTTTGCCATTCTTCTAATTGCGGCTGGCGTAATAAAATCTTTGTAAACCGGTGCAACTATCGAAAGTATTGTGTCATTTTGGTTGTGCACCGCTTCCTCTAAAAAAACAGTATCAAATGTTTTTTGAGCCGAAATACAACCTACTCCATTTATATATGTTTTCATTAGCTTTTAGAAAATATAAGTGTGGAACAATTTCCTCCAAAACCAAAAGAGTTGGATAAAACGTGTTCGATATTTTTCATTTTTAAAGAAGTTTGTGGCTTTAGATTAAATTCTTCCATTGGAGTTTCAAAATTCAAATTTGGATAAACCACATTATTCTGAATTGCCAAAACACTGTAAACGGCTTCAATTGCTGCGGCTGCCGCCAAAGTATGACCCGTAAAAGGTTTTGTCGAACTAAAATCTGGAACTTTTTCATCGCCGTAAATTCGGAGTAAAGCTCTTCCTTCAGACAAATCATTATTAGGAGTTGCCGTTCCGTGAACGTTGATATAATCAATTTCGCTTGGTCTTAAACCCGAAACTTCAAAAGCTTTTTTCATTGCCAAATA
This genomic interval carries:
- a CDS encoding beta-ketoacyl synthase N-terminal-like domain-containing protein, with amino-acid sequence MKTYINGVGCISAQKTFDTVFLEEAVHNQNDTILSIVAPVYKDFITPAAIRRMAKGVKNGIVASALALKDAKLENVDAIITGTGLGCIEDSEKFLKNILDNNEEFLTPTSFIQSTHNTVGAQIALSLQCKGYNFTYVNGAVSFESALLDAKMQIEENEANSILVGGIDENGEYTTSLFKLLGRIKQDGNQPYDVLNPTSTGAVFGEGASFFVLENQKKDTTYAQVLDVEIKNTLDENKIEAEIIAFLKSNNLEISDIDAVVLGLDGNITFDSYYRNLAENAFAKTPQLYYKHLSGEYDTASAFALWIASKVIKTQEIPEIIKVNSVEKPAYNTILLYNQLNGKNHSFTLLSK